In Halanaerobium praevalens DSM 2228, the DNA window AATTTGGCAGCATGAAAATAAGATCAAAAATATTTTTTATCCTGTAAAAATAAGTTTAAAAACAAAAGTATTAACAGCAAATAAAAAATTGGCTAGAAATTCCAAATTGAAAAAATCTGATTTTGAAAGAGAAGAAAAAATTGTTTCTGGTAATTTAGAAAAAATAGTAAGAGATTATGCAGAGATAGATTTTAATAAAGTACAGTTAACTAGAGACCTAAACCAAGGAGAAGTTTTAAATAAAAGCTATTTAAAAATCCCTTATGTAGTTAAATGGGGGCAAAAGTTAAATTTGAGGGTAAAGGTTAATAATATTAAAATTTCTACTTTGGTTAAAGCAAAGGAAAGAGGAAAAATTGGTGATATTATAAAAGTTGAAAACCTTAGAACTGGTTATGATTTTCAAGTTTTAGTTATTTCGCCAACTGAGGTTAAATTGATCTCTGATTAAGTGAGGTGTAAAATATGAATTTTAAAAAAATGAAAATTTTTATTCTATTAGTATTTTTAGTTCTAATCTTAAGTCCTGTTATAATGGCTACATCACTTTGGAGTGATGAATCACAGGATTTATATCAAGATTATCCAGATTATCATTTGGGGGATATTATAACTGTGATGATTGAAGAAAATGCTAGTGCTATTCAAAGTGCTAATTCAGATGCTAGCCAAAGTAGTAATTATAATGCAGCAGAAGGTGGTGGAATTTTAGATTTTATACCATTTTTTGATTTCAGTTATTCAGACTCTGAAACTGCAGATGGAGAAACCCAAAGGAGTGGAACTTTACAGGCTGATATTACTACTGAAATTGTAGGATTACAAGAAAATGGTAACCTTAAAATTAGAGGTAATAAAAGGGTTAAAATCAATGGAGAAATTCAAACTATTGTTTTAGAAGGGGTAATTAGGCCTAAAGATATAAATTTTGATAATGAAATTTCTTCTAAAAGAGTTAGTAATGCTAATATAGAGTATGAAGGAGAAGGCGTAGTTGGTGATAAACAAAATTCAGGCTTGTTAACTAAAGTTTTCAATTTTATTTTTTAGTGGATGAAAGAAGGGGTACTTTGATTAATTTAAAAAAGAAGATGACTTCAGTTATTATAATTTTTTCGATATTTTTATTTAGTTTTGGAAGTTTAGTATTGGCTGCTCAAGATCCAGAAGTTGAAATTGGAAATATTACTCGTTTAAGAGGAGAAAGACCTAATCAACTCATTGGTTATGGAATTGTAGTTGGTTTAAATGGTAGTGGTGATTCTAATCGGAGCCAGGCAACAGTTCAAAGTGTTGCAAATATGTTACAAAATTTTGGAGTAAATGTAACTGATAATCAAGTTGCAAGTCAAAATATTGCTGCAGTAATGGTAACTGCAGAATTACCTTCTGTAGCACATAATGGTGATGAATTAAATATAACTGTTAGTTCAATTGGAGATGCTGATAGTTTACAAGGAGGAACTTTACTTTTAACTCCACTCCAAGCTCCAAATGGTAAAGTTTATGCCTCAGCTCAGGGTCCACTTTCTGTTGGGGGCTATAGTGCTGGAGGAGGAGGTAATTCTCAACAACAAAACCATCCTACAGTTGGTAAAATTCCCAATGGTGCTTTAGTAGAAAGAGAAATTAGCTCTCATTTAGATGCCAAAAATTTAACTTATGTTTTAACAAATCCTAGTTATAAAACTGCAAGTCAAATAGCTTCTAAAATCAATAATAGTTTTGGAACTGGAACTGCTAAAGCTTTAAATAATTCAACTGTTAATATTTCTAAACCTGATAATTTCAGTTATGATATGGTTGATTTTATAGCAGAAGTTAATAGTTTAAAAGTAAGACCAGCTTTAAAAGCTAGGGTTGTAATTGATGAAAGAACTGGTACTGTAGTCTTTAGTCATAATGTTCATATTTCAACTGTAGCAGTTGCTCATGGTAATTTATCTGTTAGTATTTCTACTCAAGAAAATGTTTCTCAGCCAAATCCTTTGAGTGAAGGAGAAACAACAACAACTGAAGATGTTCAGATTGAGGTTGATGAGGGTCAGGAAGGTAATATGTTAATAGTAAGTCAAGAAAATACAATAGAAGATTTAGTAACAGCCTTAAATGCTATTGGTGCAACTCCCAGAGATATTATCTCAATTATTCAAAAAATTGATGCTGCTGGTGCCTTACATGCCGACTTAATTATTGAATAGCTTTAATTTGGAAAACTAGTTAAAAAAGAAGGTGTTTAATTTTGAAAATTAATAATAATTATCATCAAATGGCTCAATATCAATTAAATAATCAAAAAGATTTAGCAGCTCAAGCCAAACTGCAAAAAAATTCAAATTCAGAAGAAAAATTAGAAAAAGTAGCTGAAGAATTTAGTTCAATCTTTATAGAAAAAATGTTTGCTTCTATGAAAAAAACTTTGGCAGATGATAAGATGGTTGATGGTGGTTATGCCGAAGATGTATTTTCTGATATGTTATATAAAGAATATAGTCAAATGGCAGGTCAGCAGGGAGTTTTAGCAGAATTAAATCAAGCTTTAGTACAACAACTAAAAGAAAGTTAAAATCTAATTTAATCTGCTTTATACTTTGACAACTGCTTTATTCTGCTGTATAATTATTAATAATTAGAAAAGCTAATAGAGATTAGCTTAAAAATTAGTTGAGATGAGAGATAGTAAAAATTAAAAAGGAGAGATGAGTTGAGATGAGAATTAGTACAAAAGATTTAGCACAGGCAGCTTTGTTGGTAGCGGTAGGATTTATTTTACATGCTTTTTTTCCTCCAATTGTGATGGGGATGAAGCCTGATTTTGCTTTAGCGATGATGTTTATCTTATTAATAGTTAAACATGACTTTAAATTGGGCTTTTTAGTAGCTATTTCTACTGGTATTTTTACTGCTCTAACAACAGGATTTCCAGGAGGACAGGTTGCAAATATAGTAGATAAGATATTTACTTTTATAATTATTTATCCTTTGATTCCTGTTATTACAAAACTACCTTCAGCTAAATTAGCTACCGGAATTATTACTGTCTTGGGTACAATGTTAAGTGGGTCAATTTTTCTCGCTACTGCTTCGCTTTTAGTTGGTTTACCTGGGCCATTTGTAGTTTTATTTTCTACAGTTGTAATTCCAGCAGCAGTAGTTAATACAATTACTTCTGTAATGGTTTTTAGTATAGTTAATTTCGCACTGGATGTTGAAGTCCAGGGAGTTGAAAATGAAGTTCTTTAGTTAAAAAATTATATGGGCCTCCCCTTATAGATTGGGAGGCCATTTTGTTTTTTTATTTAAAACAATAAATATTTTTTTACAAAATAAGTTGCACTCTCAACTATTTTTTGTTATAATTTTATAAAGTTAGAGTACAAGTAA includes these proteins:
- a CDS encoding flagellar basal body L-ring protein FlgH, which produces MNFKKMKIFILLVFLVLILSPVIMATSLWSDESQDLYQDYPDYHLGDIITVMIEENASAIQSANSDASQSSNYNAAEGGGILDFIPFFDFSYSDSETADGETQRSGTLQADITTEIVGLQENGNLKIRGNKRVKINGEIQTIVLEGVIRPKDINFDNEISSKRVSNANIEYEGEGVVGDKQNSGLLTKVFNFIF
- a CDS encoding flagellar basal body P-ring protein FlgI, which produces MINLKKKMTSVIIIFSIFLFSFGSLVLAAQDPEVEIGNITRLRGERPNQLIGYGIVVGLNGSGDSNRSQATVQSVANMLQNFGVNVTDNQVASQNIAAVMVTAELPSVAHNGDELNITVSSIGDADSLQGGTLLLTPLQAPNGKVYASAQGPLSVGGYSAGGGGNSQQQNHPTVGKIPNGALVEREISSHLDAKNLTYVLTNPSYKTASQIASKINNSFGTGTAKALNNSTVNISKPDNFSYDMVDFIAEVNSLKVRPALKARVVIDERTGTVVFSHNVHISTVAVAHGNLSVSISTQENVSQPNPLSEGETTTTEDVQIEVDEGQEGNMLIVSQENTIEDLVTALNAIGATPRDIISIIQKIDAAGALHADLIIE
- a CDS encoding rod-binding protein is translated as MKINNNYHQMAQYQLNNQKDLAAQAKLQKNSNSEEKLEKVAEEFSSIFIEKMFASMKKTLADDKMVDGGYAEDVFSDMLYKEYSQMAGQQGVLAELNQALVQQLKES
- a CDS encoding tryptophan transporter — protein: MRISTKDLAQAALLVAVGFILHAFFPPIVMGMKPDFALAMMFILLIVKHDFKLGFLVAISTGIFTALTTGFPGGQVANIVDKIFTFIIIYPLIPVITKLPSAKLATGIITVLGTMLSGSIFLATASLLVGLPGPFVVLFSTVVIPAAVVNTITSVMVFSIVNFALDVEVQGVENEVL